The nucleotide sequence CATAAAAATACTAATACATTAACTTCTGCATCACCAGAACTCAAATCCGCAAATGGATTCCAAATACTTTATTAACAGTTTCATAATTTCAATACCAAAACTGAATTGGAAATTATTTCACCTGTATTTTTTCGATTACTTGGTGCAAATACAGAACTTATAGTTAGATAGGTTTATAAAAAACTTTATATATACACTGTGTATATATTACAACCGTGTTTGTTTAAATCATTACTTATATTCTGTTTCCACCTGAACCAGAATAATCTTCGACGGTGTGTCTCTGCGTATGCCTGGTTTTGATTTTTGTATCGACTTGACCAAAAGCTATATTTATTACGAAATCATGTTTTAGAAATGGGAAAAGAATGAACCCAACCTGCTTTGGCCCAAAACCCATTCGAACGGGACCCGATCTGACCCGAGCCCGTTTGAACGTGAATCCGTTCCAACCCGGACCCGCTCTGACCCGActcaaaacaaccctttttaaaTTTGACCCATTTCGACCCTAACCCATTGTGACCCTAATCAGTTCTGGCCCGACCCCGCCGGTTTGCCTGTCCTATATAAGACTAAAGTGCAGTTTTTTAGTATCAAAATGCTATGAAACTTCCCAAAACTGATGAACTTTTGTTCTATTAAAGTGTTTATTTTTTATGCTTATTATAGTTTAGAATGTAAAGTAATAACAAAAAAAGTTAAGAATAGAAATTCATGATGTAATTAGTTTACTTGATGGCTATGCTCTAGACAGCCACCTCTTAAATAttgattttcttttgttttgtcaAAGTGTTTGTCTTTATGTTTATTTTAGTTTAGGATGTATGATAGACGAAATTCTAATTTTCGTTAGCATGATTTGATCACATTTTCAGTTAGAATTGGCGTTACACTTTTTTTGTTGTTCtttttcatcatttggattttgATTAGATTAGATTGTCTATATATTACTGTCTTCTATTTTTATTATCATTCCGAGTATTGAGATAAAAGTGCTCTTTTGTAAGTTGGTTCTCTCTGATTGGTTCGCAACATGATGTTTTTGTTCCTTTTATAGTCGAAGCTTTTTTCCATTTTAAGCCAACGTTTGCAAAATCAGGTTTGCATATGGCTGCACGTTCTTTGGATAGAAAACGAAAAGCTGTTGCACCTGAAAATTCTGGTGAGCAGTCTTTCTCAAATGAACCTGCTGATTTTGGTGTGCAAACAACTGGTCAGCTGGTAAGGCGATCAAGCATGTTGCGGGCTGCCGCCAATCAACGTTCTATACAATCTCTAACTTCTGTTCAGCCTGAAATGGAACAGTATGAGGGTCCATCAACATCATCATTTGCTTTGCAGTTGCCTGGCCCTTCATACGTTGATTTGGGAGATTGTATAAACGAATGTGAATACTGTGGCGCATTCTTCTGGTTCGAAGAGCGGCTGAAATCATCTCCACTTAAACAAAGACCTAGATATAACACGTGTTGCAAAGCAGGCAGTGTACGCATTCCTTTTCCAGTTGAGCCACCATCATGTATCAAAGAATTGTATTCTAGCTCGCAATTCATGGTAAACATACGTGCGTATAATTCCATGTTTTCCATGACATCATTTGGTGCCGACGTTGATGATACAATTAACCATTCTGCTGGTCCGTATGTTTTTAAGGTGTCTGGCCAAATTTCACATTGGATTGGCTCTTTATGCCCTTCAGCGGGTGAGAAACCTAGGTTCCTTCAAATGTATGTCTATGATACACTGCACGAAGTTGAAAATATACTTCGTTTTTTTAATAGTGATGATCAACATCGATTGTCCCCAGATGTTGTCTCACTTCTTACGCGTACATTAGCCGAAACCAATGAGTTTGTACGCCTTTTTAAGAGTGCGGCTGACCTTTGCTCGCAACAACAAGTACCTGAGTTTGCGATTACCCTTTATAACAGGTCTAAACAAAACATTTACGGGTTACCCGTTGCGGGTACTCTTGGTGCTATTGTACGAGACAATGACCCTTTAGCAAGTGACTATGATATCGTGGTACATAGTAAAGATGGCAGAGCAAAGCGTGTAAGCAAGTTGCATTCATCATATATGCCTCTTCAGTACCCGCTTCTTTTCCCTTATGCGGAACCAGGCTGGTCTCCAGAACTTCAATTGACTCTAAATTCTCGGGCTAAAGATCGAAACCTTACCATGAATATGTTTTACGCTTATCAGATCCACGATCGTAAGGATACATACACGTTGTTGTTAAATGCAGGTCGTCTCTTTCAACAATATTTGGTCGACGCATATGTGTGCATAGAGCAATGTCGGCTTGAATATATTCGTACCAATCAAAATAAATTCCGTTCTGAATTCTTGCGTGGTATCCACGATGCCTTCTCGAAAGGTGATACCGAGGGCCGTGAGGTTGGAAAAAGAATAATCCTACCGTCTTCTTTTACCGGTGGCCCTCGATATATGTATAAGCATTATCAAGATGCTCTTGCAATCTGTAGGGTACATGGTAACCCACAATATTTCATAACTTTTACATGTAGCGTCAAATGGCCAGAAATCAAGCGTTACTTGAATAGAATTGGTGGCGCAAACTCACAAGATAGACCGGACATTATTGCTAGAGTGTTTCAAATGAAGGTTGAAGCTTTACTCAAGTTTTTGAAGACACACGAGACATTTGGGAAAGTTGCAGCTGATATACTCCTAAACTTTGCTCTATTATTTAACATACATATTCCTTTTGGTTTCTTAGGTACTAACACCAATGACCTCTACTTTTTTCAGATTTATACACAATCGAATTCCAAAAAAGAGGCCTTCCACATTGTCATATGCTGCTTTGGGTTACGCCGGAATGCAAGATACAAACTGCAGAGGATGTTGATAACTTCATTAGCGCTGAAATTCCTAACCCGACAACAGATCCAGTTTTGTATCGAATAGTAACAGAATCTATGATGCATGGACCTTGCGGTTTGCCAAAAATGAATGCTCCCTGCATGATAGATGGTAAATGTTCTAAGTCATTCCCAAAAGCCTATGAACATGTTACTAGATTTGACGAGCAAGGTTACATCCACTACAAAAGATCGCTGAATGGCATTCAAGTAGATAAAGGCGGGGTACCACTTGACAATGGATATGTCGTTCCTTACAATAGAATTTTGTGTTTACGTTTCGAAGCCCACATTAATGTTGAATATTGTGGATGGAGTATGCTTATCAAGTATCTTTTCAAGTACATCTCCAAAGGGGCAGATCGTGTGCGTTATGCTGTCACAAGGACCGCTGAATCTTCAACACAATCTGACACTAATGTTGTTGAAAACATTAATGAGATCAATAATTTTGTTGATGGGAGATTTATATGTCCTCACGAGGCAGCATGGCGAATACTACAATTCCCAATCCACAACAGAAACCCACCAGTACAATTGTTGGCTGTACACCTCGAGCACATGCAGAATGTTACTTTTAAAGACAATCAAAAACTGCAACAAATACTAACCAATCCAGCAACAAGTAAGACAACCTTGACTGAATGGTTGAGAAATAATCAATTAGACCCTAGCGGTAGAGATCTGAGATACATTGACTATGTATCCAGATACAGGTGGGAACCTTCTGGAAAAGGGTGGATCCGAAGATTGTTAACAACAAATCCAACGATTGGGCGATTAGCATATATTCATCCTACATGTGGCGAACCTTTCTATTTGAGATTGTTGCTTGCCCACCAAACTGGTTGTTGCTCCTTTGAGGATATCCGAACAGTTTCCGGTGTCCTTTGTTCGACGTATCGTCTTGCTTGCGAAAAGTTGGGTTTGATTGGCAATGATAGAGAATGGGCATCAGCATTTATAGAAGCATCTAGCTGGGCTACTTCTGTAGAACTTAGGGCCCTGTTTGTTCACATGCTACTATATTGTGAGATATCAAATCCATTGGCATTGTGGCAAGAACATTGGGAACGAATGAGTGATGACATAATTCTCAATCTAAGGCAAGTTGCAGGAACATCAAACGCGCATTTTTGTGGTCCAAATTTGCAACAATACGTACTCTATGAGATAGAAATGCttcttaattcaaacacaagcTCCCGCTCCCTCGCGGAGTTTGGGCTTCCCATGCCTCCTGACACCATGGTCGCAGCCCTTAGAAACCGATTGCTTATGGAAGAAAGGTGTTATGATCTTGAGGCACTAGCTGCCCAGAATATTATTATGTTACGTGGTTTGAATGATCGGCAGCGAAAAATATATGACAAGGTTCTTAAATCTGTCAATGACAAAGTACAAGTGCTTTTATTTGTATATGGCCATGGCGGTACAGGTAAAACGTATTTGTGGACTGCTATTATTGCTGCTCTTAGATCGACTGGAAAGATTGTTTTGGCAGTAGCGGCATCTGGAATTGCATCACTATTATTGCCATCAGGAAGAACAGCCCATTCTCGATTCAAAATCCCGCTAGATTTAACTGATGACTCTCTGTGCAACATAAAAAAACACACGCAACTTGCGCAACTACTCTTAGAAACATCCCTTATAATTTGGGATGAAGCACCAATGAGCGATCGTCGATGCTTTGAATCTTTGGATAAAAGTCTCAGAGATGTTCTTGGAAACCAAGATAAACCATTTGGCGGAAAATCTGTTCTATTAGGAGGAGACTTCAGACAAACACTTCCAGTCAAACCAAAGGCTTCAAAAGCAGAAATCATAGCATCATCACTACCAAAGTCTTATTTGTGGGACAAATTTAGCATTCACATGTTGACAGAGAATATGCGCTTGTCGCAGTCCAATGCAACTGTCGCTGAAAAAGAAGCTATAACATCCTTCTCCAATTGGCTAATTGATGTTGGGGATGGTAAGATAGGTGCAGTTGACGAAGAATCACCATCCGACTCAAAATTCATTGACATACCTGCGCAATATCTTATCCAATCTGGAGAGAACGGGCTGCGAGAGTTAATAAGGTTCGTCTACGATGATAACCTGCTCGAATTTCCTACATCAATTACTTTGTCCGAAAGAGCCATAGTATGCCCGAGAAATGACACTGCTGATCAGATAAATGACATGATACTTGCGTCTTCCCCCGGAGAATGCTCAACGTACTTAAGTCTCGACTCCATGGTACCTCACTCCCAAAATGGAGGTGAAACGGATATGATGTACCCTCCTGAATATCTTAACTTATTGAACATCAATGGTATTCCCCCACATTGCCTAAAACTTAAAGTGAATGCCCCTGTAATTCTGTTACGCAATATCAATCAAAAATCTGGTTTGTGTAACGGTACTAGACTGTTAATTTCTAAGTTGTTACCTAGAGTTATAGAGGCACATGTAATTACAGGCACTGCTGTAGGACACCGTGTTTACATACCTAGAATCAGCTTTGTACACAATAGTAAAGACTTGCCCTTTGTCTTCACAAGACGACAATTTccaattaaaacatgttatgcAATGACTATAAATAAAAGCCAAGGTcaatcattaaaaaaaattgCTGTGTACTTGCCTCAACCTGTGTTTAGTCATGGCCAACTATATGTTGCTCTGTCAAGAGCAACATCCCCAACGGGTCTCAAAGTCCTTATAGAACCTCAACAAAATTGTGAGGCAAAGAAAACAAAAAACATTGTGTACTCAGAGCTCCTAGGTGAAATTACAGCTGACGAGGTTATTACCCTactttacacacacacacacacacacactaaacaACCCTTTAGCTGCACTACTTATCTAATAGCGTTAGTGCCTTTAATACTTCTATTTACACTTACAAAAGTCAGAATTGTTAGCATGGATTTTACGCTATTAATATACATAAGAAATAACTTCAATATGTTCTTATACTTTAAGAATATGTTTCGTCTTATCCATCTACTAACCTCCAATATAGTGTGTTTAATGACGGTAATATCTTTCTTGAACAGAATGGCAATCATCAATGATTTCAGAATCGCATCAATCGTCCCCAGGGGTGATCCAGCACCAATAGAAGTCCGTGTTATAAGAAAGTGGAAGCGAAGTAATGACCTCTTCTACCTCATGATAGAcaaatatgtatgtatgtactccTTTACACGCATTACTTACCCACTATCACCAATATAATAACATAACCTACTGTACATATACAGGGAGATGCAATACAGGCAACCGTCCCTTGGTTAGACAATGATTACTTTGAAAGGAAGATTAGTCTTTTTTCATGTTACTTGCTAGACGATTACATATGCAATGATGCACCTACATCACTAAAAGTTAATGCACACCCAGCAAGTATTCtcatgggaacaacaacaacgataACCTTGATACCTAGCTCAGAAACATTCCCAATGCATTACTTTAACTTTTGTCCATATGCTAACTTACATCTCCGGATCGACGACAACCTTACTGATGAAAAACCAAGTGTTCTCACAGGTATTACATTTGTTATATTAATAAATCAAACATTACTGAATGCATGCTCATTATAGATATGATAATCAACCAGGTTTCCATTCTAATTATTTTCATTCATGCTATGATATATTGACTTCTTAACGCTTAACAAAATACTTCATTCTACAGATTACATGGGCAAAATTGAAGACACCGTACCAGGTATCACTAAAAAGGGGAAGAATTATCTACGTGTGAAATTGACAGACATCAGGTACTTTTAGAGAATTTCTACTTCATAGTTTAGCCAAAATCAGAAACTAACTATAAAATCAATACAGTGGTCCAAACATTGATGTCACCCTATGGGAAGAGGTTCTACCACGTTTTGATAAGCAAGCAATGTTAAGCGCAGAAGAACCGATTGTCGTCGCATTCACATCGTTGAAGGTCACCATCTTCAAAGGTCACACATCAGACAAACTACAACTGTCGTCAACCCCAGCAACCCACATTTACTTCAACCCCGATGTAGAGAGTGCCATAGAAGCTCGAAACAGGTAAAGAACAAGACTCTTTGATTTACTCAGCTATAAATTTTTTGACAATTTAACATAGCAAATTACTTCTATAGGTTCAAAGAAAAAACACTACATCTACTAGCAGCAACCCCTGGCTACGAATCACAGGAACGCCATCTTCGCGCAGAAGACAGAAACAAAAGAACAATATCAGAGCTCTTAGAACACCAAAAAGAAAACCAGGTACATACATACCCGAAACTATCCACGTAATTGTTAACAAAGTTTGTAAATGTTGTTAATTACTTGATATTGGTAGCATATTACTCTAGGTCAATTATGCAATACTATCGGAAAAGCTAGCTGATGAATACTATTTACAAGTTCAGCATACTATttaaaaaatactttatttatcgtATTATCCTATAAGTTCCCTATATTCGTAAATGATCGCCAACAACTCTCTGCTACAAATTTCATTACCATTAAAATAATGATATGATCTGATAACTTTGTTATACAGGGGCAAACATTCAGTTGCCAAGCATCAGTGACAAGTTACATCAAAGGTCGACCATGGTACTACACAATGTGTCCACAGTGCCCAAGAAAAATATACCAAACAAAAAGAGGTTGGTCATGTGGTAGTCACCAAAACCTGCCAGAACCAAAATTCATGTAAGATGAAAAGAAATATAATTATACAATACAAAAAAAAACGCCAAATATCCTAATTAATAACTAACTGTAGGTACTGCGTGGCTGCAACAATCTCAGACAACACAGCTCCTACTATGGCAACATTTTTTGACGAGGCAACTGTTGGGTTAATCGGCATACAATGTAAAGACATGGTCCTGAAGCATGGATACACAGACCGTTATCAAACACCAGAACCCCTATATGAGGCCATTGGAAAAGACGTCACAATGCAGGTTCAGTATGCCCATTCAACAACTCCCAATCCCAACTCAAGTGTTCTCTCCGTCAACAAAGTCTACGACAGCAAGCTAAACATCACAGCAACACCACCTTCACCTACCCAACAAACAACACCTACTGCAGACAAAAAATTGGCCCTAGAATCAAATGAAAACAAACCTTCAGCTAAACGTCAACTATATCAATCAGGTATCCCATCCTATTCCAAGTATTAACTTAACGCCACTTTTAACAAAAACAACATTACTAATGACTGCCATCAAAATGCACAGAAGGCGTAAGCGACACCAAGAAACTCAGGTTCTCGGAATAGGCCACCAACAAATACCAGCCCAGCTAAAAGAACGCAACCAACTGCATCAGAATGCACTACGTTTTGTACATCTCAATTAACTGAAGTAGTTGTTGTAAATAAACTTATGATACGTTCGACAAAACCATGGGCTGCCTTTTGTATGTAGCAATCACGTTTGGTAACCATGGGCTGCCTTTTGTATGTAGCAatcatattttgtaaccaaacctTGCAATCAGTTCCATCAAAAGCAACTTGCACCTCTAATCCACAACTAATTTCCTGCCGCGAAGCGCAGGTCAATCCATCTAGTTATACCTATGAATTGAAACTGCTGATGAACAGTAGTTTCTTTTATAATATAATAACCTTTTTTTGCCCATTAACATTAACATTTTTTTAATCTTAGATCTACAAATTTTAACCTGACCTCTTCACCCATAATTCTTTTCTCCTCCCCTCTTTCTAACCACCTAATCACCACCGTTTCCAAATCTGATATCTCAGCAACACCACTAAAAAATGTTTCTTGATCTTGATTTTGAACAAGGTAATGGTCGCAAAGTAGAGAGAGGGTGTGGTAGTTAATGGTAACGATGGTGTGAAGATGAAGATCAGAGGGGTTAGATGACggcggttgtggtggtgggtctTGCTGAGCAAATAGGGGCGAAATAAGGGCTTCGGTCGGCACAGCTTCACCGGTGCCGGAGATTGGGACGTGGGTTTGTTTGCGGTGGGGTTTCTTGATGGTGGGGAATGGAGTGGTTTGGCGGTGGTTAAAGTTTCTGGGCGCATAGATATAGAGAAGATTagcgagagggagagagagatagagattaGAGAGAAAGACCGGAGATGCAGAGGTTAAAGGATTTAGTTCGtgcacatggttttaaaaaatgGTTTTAGATGCAACATTTTAgatgtttttaactttttataggCATTTAATTGTTTTTTATTCTTTACACCCTGAATCTACCGTCTAACAAACTATAATATCTATAGAGTTTGTATATTATTTATTACATGAACTTTTTATCAGCAAAAATCTCTATAAGAACATCCAGCAAACAACTGAGAATTTATTTACATGAACTACATCACAACTTGATACATTTAAAACTTGGATTTAAGATCACATTTCAATTAACTAGCCATAAAAAAAATGTCGCAACTTTCCTTGACAAACATAttacttttttttacaaaataaacatACGATATTTTGGAAAACAAGTGTGTATTATTAACTAAAAAGAATAtgaaaaaattaatattttactTTTTTGTGAGATTATTAAAAACGTTAATAGCATTCATTCAAGTATATCTATAGACTATATTTTAAGAAGTTACTGATTTAAGATGTTTAGCTCACCGTGTTGTCACAAACCAAACCAACTCTGACTAAACAACATCGGTAGCGATATCGATACTAAACAACATCGGTAGCGATATCGATTGATATTTGTTTTAGGGTCTTCGATCTATGTACAACGATTGCTATAACGAGTGTTGGTGTACCAATATTGTaataaacttattttttttattattttaatggaTTTAAACATATTTTTTCCCATATAACTTATAAGATATGATCAAAGTACCAATTATTAaacagaaaacaataaaagtgaATGTATACAGGTACCGATGTTGTTCTGTGCGGTAAAGTGGCGATACAGTATCAGGTTATCGaaagcaaaaacaataaaaataactACCGGTACCAATACAGATGTTGTTCAATCAGTTTCGATTGGGTTTGGTGCGATAGCGGAACAATATccgtttaaaaaaattatttatcataatgttgaaataaaagaaaacatgaATTGAAATACAAATGAACCGAACCGATACCAATTGAACAACATAGGTACCGTATCgatatgtgtttttttttatcgATGTAGTGTTTTCTCTTTCAATTCTATAGCGAGTACAGGTGCCATAACAAACCAAATTGATACCGACTTAATCCCTGctgctagggctgtaaacgaactgaacgaacacgaacaaggccatgttcgtgttcgttaaggaaattaacatgttcacgaactgttcacgaaaccataccgaacataagtttatgttcgtgttcgttcgttaaggaaatttagtttttcacaaaaagttcgtgaacactggtctcgaacacaaacgaatggAAGCAAATAAAAAGGAACACAAACGAACATctaacttgaaaaaaaaatatataaaacattGTTATGCTTAAACATTGGATAGAAGTAATTAAATAAAACCATCAAataataaatcaaaacacaagaagtctactacactaccaaacgatgaatcaagtctaactaacttagacataagtatccccaaaaatgtcttacaaagtccaaattttagctaacttaaaaaattagggtttcaaattttcaatatgttttgatataaaagatttattat is from Helianthus annuus cultivar XRQ/B chromosome 9, HanXRQr2.0-SUNRISE, whole genome shotgun sequence and encodes:
- the LOC110879412 gene encoding uncharacterized protein LOC110879412 isoform X2; protein product: MAIINDFRIASIVPRGDPAPIEVRVIRKWKRSNDLFYLMIDKYGDAIQATVPWLDNDYFERKISLFSCYLLDDYICNDAPTSLKVNAHPASILMGTTTTITLIPSSETFPMHYFNFCPYANLHLRIDDNLTDEKPSVLTDYMGKIEDTVPGITKKGKNYLRVKLTDISGPNIDVTLWEEVLPRFDKQAMLSAEEPIVVAFTSLKVTIFKGHTSDKLQLSSTPATHIYFNPDVESAIEARNRFKEKTLHLLAATPGYESQERHLRAEDRNKRTISELLEHQKENQGQTFSCQASVTSYIKGRPWYYTMCPQCPRKIYQTKRGWSCGSHQNLPEPKFMYCVAATISDNTAPTMATFFDEATVGLIGIQCKDMVLKHGYTDRYQTPEPLYEAIGKDVTMQVQYAHSTTPNPNSSVLSVNKVYDSKLNITATPPSPTQQTTPTADKKLALESNENKPSAKRQLYQSGVSDTKKLRFSE
- the LOC110879412 gene encoding uncharacterized protein LOC110879412 isoform X1 — translated: MAIINDFRIASIVPRGDPAPIEVRVIRKWKRSNDLFYLMIDKYGDAIQATVPWLDNDYFERKISLFSCYLLDDYICNDAPTSLKVNAHPASILMGTTTTITLIPSSETFPMHYFNFCPYANLHLRIDDNLTDEKPSVLTDYMGKIEDTVPGITKKGKNYLRVKLTDISGPNIDVTLWEEVLPRFDKQAMLSAEEPIVVAFTSLKVTIFKGHTSDKLQLSSTPATHIYFNPDVESAIEARNRFKEKTLHLLAATPGYESQERHLRAEDRNKRTISELLEHQKENQGQTFSCQASVTSYIKGRPWYYTMCPQCPRKIYQTKRGWSCGSHQNLPEPKFMYCVAATISDNTAPTMATFFDEATVGLIGIQCKDMVLKHGYTDRYQTPEPLYEAIGKDVTMQVQYAHSTTPNPNSSVLSVNKVYDSKLNITATPPSPTQQTTPTADKKLALESNENKPSAKRQLYQSEGVSDTKKLRFSE
- the LOC110876681 gene encoding uncharacterized protein LOC110876681, yielding MAARSLDRKRKAVAPENSGEQSFSNEPADFGVQTTGQLVRRSSMLRAAANQRSIQSLTSVQPEMEQYEGPSTSSFALQLPGPSYVDLGDCINECEYCGAFFWFEERLKSSPLKQRPRYNTCCKAGSVRIPFPVEPPSCIKELYSSSQFMVNIRAYNSMFSMTSFGADVDDTINHSAGPYVFKVSGQISHWIGSLCPSAGEKPRFLQMYVYDTLHEVENILRFFNSDDQHRLSPDVVSLLTRTLAETNEFVRLFKSAADLCSQQQVPEFAITLYNRSKQNIYGLPVAGTLGAIVRDNDPLASDYDIVVHSKDGRAKRVSKLHSSYMPLQYPLLFPYAEPGWSPELQLTLNSRAKDRNLTMNMFYAYQIHDRKDTYTLLLNAGRLFQQYLVDAYVCIEQCRLEYIRTNQNKFRSEFLRGIHDAFSKGDTEGREVGKRIILPSSFTGGPRYMYKHYQDALAICRVHGNPQYFITFTCSVKWPEIKRYLNRIGGANSQDRPDIIARVFQMKVEALLKFLKTHETFGKVAADILLNFALLFNIHIPFDLYTIEFQKRGLPHCHMLLWVTPECKIQTAEDVDNFISAEIPNPTTDPVLYRIVTESMMHGPCGLPKMNAPCMIDGKCSKSFPKAYEHVTRFDEQGYIHYKRSLNGIQVDKGGVPLDNGYVVPYNRILCLRFEAHINVEYCGWSMLIKYLFKYISKGADRVRYAVTRTAESSTQSDTNVVENINEINNFVDGRFICPHEAAWRILQFPIHNRNPPVQLLAVHLEHMQNVTFKDNQKLQQILTNPATSKTTLTEWLRNNQLDPSGRDLRYIDYVSRYRWEPSGKGWIRRLLTTNPTIGRLAYIHPTCGEPFYLRLLLAHQTGCCSFEDIRTVSGVLCSTYRLACEKLGLIGNDREWASAFIEASSWATSVELRALFVHMLLYCEISNPLALWQEHWERMSDDIILNLRQVAGTSNAHFCGPNLQQYVLYEIEMLLNSNTSSRSLAEFGLPMPPDTMVAALRNRLLMEERCYDLEALAAQNIIMLRGLNDRQRKIYDKVLKSVNDKVQVLLFVYGHGGTGKTYLWTAIIAALRSTGKIVLAVAASGIASLLLPSGRTAHSRFKIPLDLTDDSLCNIKKHTQLAQLLLETSLIIWDEAPMSDRRCFESLDKSLRDVLGNQDKPFGGKSVLLGGDFRQTLPVKPKASKAEIIASSLPKSYLWDKFSIHMLTENMRLSQSNATVAEKEAITSFSNWLIDVGDGKIGAVDEESPSDSKFIDIPAQYLIQSGENGLRELIRFVYDDNLLEFPTSITLSERAIVCPRNDTADQINDMILASSPGECSTYLSLDSMVPHSQNGGETDMMYPPEYLNLLNINGIPPHCLKLKVNAPALL
- the LOC110879412 gene encoding uncharacterized protein LOC110879412 isoform X3 gives rise to the protein MYGDAIQATVPWLDNDYFERKISLFSCYLLDDYICNDAPTSLKVNAHPASILMGTTTTITLIPSSETFPMHYFNFCPYANLHLRIDDNLTDEKPSVLTDYMGKIEDTVPGITKKGKNYLRVKLTDISGPNIDVTLWEEVLPRFDKQAMLSAEEPIVVAFTSLKVTIFKGHTSDKLQLSSTPATHIYFNPDVESAIEARNRFKEKTLHLLAATPGYESQERHLRAEDRNKRTISELLEHQKENQGQTFSCQASVTSYIKGRPWYYTMCPQCPRKIYQTKRGWSCGSHQNLPEPKFMYCVAATISDNTAPTMATFFDEATVGLIGIQCKDMVLKHGYTDRYQTPEPLYEAIGKDVTMQVQYAHSTTPNPNSSVLSVNKVYDSKLNITATPPSPTQQTTPTADKKLALESNENKPSAKRQLYQSEGVSDTKKLRFSE